Proteins encoded in a region of the Sphingopyxis sp. OAS728 genome:
- a CDS encoding 3'(2'),5'-bisphosphate nucleotidase CysQ — MAAEESDEQLAERLATAAGLMLLDLQASGKFVGKSLGQAGDARANAMLMHELRAARPDDAILSEEEKDNVVRCDNKRAWIVDPLDGTREYSEGRSDWAVHVALAIRGVPTVGAVALPGLGLTLTSGSPKPLEPANVPLKMLVSRTRPAAEAVYVAEKMGAELLAMGSAGAKAMAVVRGEADIYLHTGGQYEWDNCAPAAVAVAAGLHVSRVDGSALVYNCADPYLPDLLICRTELAEDVLRLAAAYPGE, encoded by the coding sequence ATGGCTGCGGAGGAAAGTGACGAACAACTGGCTGAACGGCTCGCGACGGCCGCCGGGCTGATGCTGCTCGATCTTCAGGCGTCGGGCAAATTTGTCGGCAAGTCGCTCGGGCAGGCGGGCGACGCGCGCGCCAATGCGATGCTGATGCACGAACTCCGCGCCGCGCGCCCCGACGATGCCATTCTGTCCGAGGAAGAGAAGGACAATGTCGTCCGCTGCGACAACAAGCGCGCATGGATCGTCGATCCGCTCGACGGCACGCGCGAATATAGCGAAGGCCGCAGCGACTGGGCGGTTCATGTCGCGCTTGCGATCAGGGGCGTGCCGACCGTTGGCGCGGTGGCGCTGCCCGGGCTGGGGCTGACACTGACCTCAGGGTCTCCGAAGCCGCTGGAGCCCGCCAACGTTCCGCTCAAGATGCTGGTGAGCCGCACCCGGCCAGCCGCCGAAGCCGTCTATGTTGCGGAAAAAATGGGTGCCGAACTTCTCGCCATGGGGTCGGCAGGCGCCAAGGCAATGGCGGTCGTGCGCGGCGAGGCCGACATCTACCTGCACACCGGAGGGCAGTATGAATGGGACAATTGCGCCCCCGCGGCGGTCGCCGTTGCGGCGGGTCTGCATGTCAGCCGCGTCGACGGCTCAGCGCTCGTCTACAATTGCGCCGATCCCTATCTGCCCGACCTGCTGATCTGCCGGACGGAACTCGCAGAGGACGTCCTCCGTCTCGCGGCCGCCTATCCGGGCGAATAG
- the cysN gene encoding sulfate adenylyltransferase subunit CysN, producing the protein MPNTPDSPAYVTDALIAEDIDAYLAGHEKKSLLRFITCGSVDDGKSTLIGRLLYDSKMIFEDQLAALEADSKRVGTQGQEIDFALLVDGLAAEREQGITIDVAYRFFTTEKRKFIVADTPGHEQYTRNMVTGASTADLAVILIDARKGVLTQTRRHSFLAHLIGIKHIVLAVNKMDLVDYDKTIFDRITLAYRAFASEIGITNFTAIPISGFKGDNITALSDNTPWFKGPALIEHLENVEIGAAADEAKPFRLPVQWVNRPNLDFRGFSGQLASGKVRPGDAVRILPSGKTTTVDRIVTLDGDLDEAVAGQSITLTLADEVDCSRGDVIAAADNPPEAADQFEATLVWMADEAMIPGRAYWLKLATQSVSATVQAPKYEINVNTLDHLAAKTLDLNGIGVAELSTDKPITFEAYGDNRTLGGFILIDKLTNATVAAGMLHFSLRRAQNVHWQATDISRDMRADLKNQRPALLWFTGLSGSGKSTIANLVEKKLHRMNRHSFLLDGDNVRHGLNRDLGFTEADRIENIRRVGEVAKLMSDAGLIVITAFISPFRVEREMVRSMLPEGEFIEVFIDTPLAEAERRDVKGLYKKARAGQLKNFTGIDSPYEAPENPEIRIDTTAMTPEEAADLIIDRLLG; encoded by the coding sequence ATGCCAAATACCCCGGACTCTCCTGCTTACGTCACCGACGCGCTGATCGCCGAGGATATCGACGCCTATCTTGCGGGGCATGAGAAGAAGTCGCTGCTGCGCTTCATCACCTGCGGCTCGGTCGACGACGGCAAGTCGACGCTGATCGGCCGTCTTCTCTACGACAGCAAGATGATCTTCGAAGACCAGCTTGCCGCGCTCGAAGCCGACAGCAAGCGCGTCGGCACACAGGGGCAGGAGATCGACTTCGCCTTGCTCGTCGACGGCCTCGCCGCCGAACGCGAGCAGGGGATCACGATCGACGTCGCCTACCGTTTTTTTACGACTGAAAAGCGCAAGTTCATCGTCGCCGACACGCCGGGGCACGAACAGTACACGCGCAACATGGTCACCGGCGCCTCGACCGCCGACCTTGCCGTCATCCTGATCGATGCGCGCAAGGGCGTGCTCACCCAGACCCGCCGCCACAGCTTCCTCGCGCACCTGATCGGCATCAAGCATATCGTGCTCGCAGTGAACAAGATGGACCTCGTCGATTATGACAAGACTATCTTCGACCGGATTACGCTGGCGTACCGCGCCTTCGCGAGCGAGATCGGCATCACCAACTTCACCGCGATCCCGATCTCAGGCTTCAAGGGCGACAATATCACCGCACTGTCGGACAACACCCCCTGGTTCAAGGGGCCGGCGCTGATCGAGCATCTCGAAAATGTCGAGATTGGCGCGGCCGCCGACGAGGCGAAGCCGTTCCGTCTGCCGGTACAATGGGTCAACCGCCCGAACCTCGATTTCCGGGGCTTTTCGGGCCAGCTGGCGAGCGGCAAGGTCAGGCCGGGCGACGCGGTTCGCATCCTGCCCAGCGGCAAGACGACGACGGTTGACCGCATCGTCACCCTCGACGGCGACCTTGACGAGGCCGTCGCGGGCCAGTCGATCACGCTGACGCTCGCCGACGAAGTCGACTGCTCGCGCGGCGACGTGATCGCTGCCGCCGACAATCCGCCCGAGGCGGCCGACCAGTTCGAGGCAACGCTGGTCTGGATGGCGGACGAGGCGATGATCCCGGGGCGCGCCTATTGGCTGAAGCTTGCGACGCAGAGCGTTTCGGCGACGGTGCAGGCGCCGAAGTACGAGATCAACGTCAACACGCTCGACCATCTCGCGGCGAAGACGCTCGACCTCAACGGCATCGGCGTCGCCGAGCTATCGACCGACAAGCCGATCACCTTCGAAGCCTATGGCGACAATCGCACGCTCGGCGGCTTCATCCTGATCGACAAGCTCACCAACGCGACCGTTGCCGCGGGAATGCTGCACTTCAGCCTGCGCCGCGCGCAGAATGTCCATTGGCAGGCAACCGACATCAGCCGTGACATGCGTGCGGATCTCAAGAACCAGCGCCCCGCGCTGCTGTGGTTCACCGGGCTTTCGGGATCGGGCAAGTCGACGATCGCGAACCTTGTCGAAAAGAAGCTGCACCGGATGAACCGTCACAGCTTCCTGCTCGACGGCGACAATGTGCGCCACGGGCTCAACCGCGACCTTGGCTTTACCGAGGCCGACCGGATCGAGAATATCCGCCGCGTCGGCGAGGTAGCGAAGCTGATGAGCGACGCCGGCCTGATCGTTATCACGGCCTTCATCTCGCCCTTCCGCGTCGAGCGCGAAATGGTCCGTAGCATGCTGCCCGAAGGCGAGTTTATCGAGGTGTTCATCGATACCCCGCTGGCGGAGGCCGAGCGCCGCGACGTGAAGGGCCTCTACAAGAAGGCGCGCGCAGGCCAGCTCAAGAATTTCACCGGCATCGATAGCCCTTATGAGGCACCCGAGAATCCCGAAATTCGTATCGACACGACCGCGATGACGCCCGAAGAGGCGGCGGACCTGATCATCGATCGCTTGCTGGGATAG
- the cysD gene encoding sulfate adenylyltransferase subunit CysD: MTDTLTHLDRLEAESIHIMREVMADAAKPVMLYSVGKDSAVMLHLARKAFYPSPPPFPLLHVDTTWKFRAMYELRDRMATESGMELIVYQNPEAKERGINPFDHGPLHTDMWKTEGLKQALDLHGFDVAFGGARRDEEKSRAKERIFSFRTASHGWDPKKQRPELWNLYNARKAKGESIRVFPISNWTELDIWQYIARENIPIVPLYFAAPRPTVERDGLLLMVDDDRFPLLPGETPVERSVRFRTLGCYPLTGAVESEAKTLSEVIQEMLLTTTSERQGRIIDKDGGDASMEKKKQEGYF; the protein is encoded by the coding sequence ATGACCGATACGCTGACCCATCTCGACCGGCTCGAGGCCGAGAGCATTCATATCATGCGCGAAGTGATGGCCGACGCGGCGAAGCCCGTGATGCTCTATAGCGTGGGCAAGGACAGCGCGGTGATGCTCCATCTTGCGCGCAAGGCCTTCTATCCTTCGCCGCCGCCGTTCCCGCTGCTCCATGTCGATACGACGTGGAAATTCCGGGCGATGTACGAGCTGCGCGATCGCATGGCCACTGAGAGCGGGATGGAGCTCATCGTCTATCAGAATCCCGAGGCGAAGGAGCGCGGGATCAATCCGTTCGACCATGGCCCGCTGCACACCGACATGTGGAAGACCGAGGGGCTCAAACAGGCGCTCGACCTTCACGGCTTCGACGTCGCTTTCGGCGGCGCGCGCCGCGACGAGGAAAAGAGCCGCGCGAAGGAGCGTATCTTTTCGTTCCGAACCGCGAGCCACGGATGGGACCCGAAGAAGCAGCGCCCCGAGCTCTGGAACCTCTACAACGCCCGCAAGGCGAAGGGCGAGAGCATCCGGGTCTTCCCGATCTCGAACTGGACCGAGCTCGACATCTGGCAATATATTGCGCGCGAGAATATCCCGATCGTGCCGCTCTATTTCGCCGCGCCGCGCCCGACGGTCGAGCGCGATGGCCTGCTGCTGATGGTCGACGACGACCGCTTCCCGCTGCTTCCCGGCGAGACGCCGGTCGAACGTTCCGTGCGCTTCCGCACCCTCGGCTGCTATCCGCTTACCGGGGCGGTCGAGAGCGAGGCGAAGACGCTCAGCGAAGTCATCCAGGAAATGCTGCTCACCACGACCAGCGAACGGCAGGGCCGCATCATCGACAAGGATGGCGGCGATGCGTCGATGGAGAAGAAAAAGCAGGAGGGGTATTTCTGA
- a CDS encoding LysR family transcriptional regulator: MIKRTHIRQFLAVVDAGSFTQAALRIRVTQPALSTGIAELEKLVGGPLFIRNRRQIRLTEAGGRFLPIARDLDRGFRAADSFGREEDRQETGLKLGIIRSAPGELLQSIVAALRPAFAIELIENSDSELRAALGSGRINMALVPLRAGERGDHVLPLYEEPLAMFIASDHPLAGRIEVGPEELAAETMIARRSCEFLDATSRFFTRHGVRPRFALRSESDERCLRMVAAGIGITTAPVSLAIEGIVPLKVAGYDFRRELGLIADPAWGSLPDVKPRLAHALETIAAVAAEWRETRVDAVA, from the coding sequence ATGATTAAACGCACCCATATCCGCCAGTTTCTCGCTGTCGTCGACGCGGGCAGCTTTACGCAAGCGGCATTGCGTATTCGCGTCACCCAGCCGGCGCTGTCGACCGGCATTGCCGAGCTTGAAAAGCTGGTCGGGGGTCCGCTCTTCATCCGCAACCGCCGCCAGATCCGGCTGACCGAGGCGGGCGGGCGGTTCCTGCCGATCGCGCGCGACCTCGATCGCGGCTTTCGCGCGGCCGACAGCTTCGGCCGCGAGGAGGATCGTCAGGAGACAGGGCTCAAGCTCGGCATCATCCGGTCGGCGCCCGGCGAATTGCTCCAGTCGATCGTTGCGGCGCTGCGGCCCGCGTTCGCGATCGAACTGATCGAAAACAGCGACTCCGAACTGCGCGCCGCTCTTGGCAGCGGCCGTATCAATATGGCGCTTGTCCCGCTGCGCGCGGGGGAGCGCGGCGACCATGTGCTGCCGCTCTACGAAGAGCCGCTCGCGATGTTCATTGCATCGGACCATCCGCTCGCGGGGCGTATCGAGGTGGGGCCCGAGGAACTAGCGGCTGAGACGATGATCGCGCGCCGTTCGTGCGAATTCCTCGATGCGACGAGCCGCTTCTTCACGCGCCACGGCGTGCGCCCGCGCTTCGCGCTGCGCAGCGAGAGCGACGAGCGTTGCCTGCGTATGGTCGCGGCGGGGATCGGGATTACAACGGCGCCTGTCTCGCTGGCGATCGAAGGGATCGTGCCGCTGAAAGTCGCGGGCTATGATTTCCGGCGCGAACTCGGGCTGATCGCTGACCCGGCGTGGGGTAGCCTGCCCGATGTCAAACCGCGGCTGGCCCATGCCCTCGAAACGATCGCCGCGGTCGCGGCTGAATGGCGCGAGACAAGGGTCGACGCCGTCGCATGA
- a CDS encoding isovaleryl-CoA dehydrogenase → MRATPDFDFALGETADMIRDTTARFADEQIAPLAAKADADDWFPRDELWTQMGDLGLHGITVEEEFGGLGLGYLEHVIAVEEVSRASGAIGLSYGAHSNLCVNQIRRWGNAEQKAKYLPKLISGEHVGSLAMSEAGAGSDVVSMKLKAERKGSGYVLNGTKFWITNATHADTLVVYAKTSPEAGSRGITAFLIEKDMPGFSIGQKIDKVGMRGSPTAELVFTDCEVPEEQVMGPENGGVGVLMSGLDYERVVLAGLQLGIMQACLDTVIPYVRERKQFGKPIGSFQLMQAKVADMYVMLQSARSYVYNVAKACDAGQTTRFDAAGAILLASENAVKVAGEAIQALGGAGYTKDWPVERYWRDAKLLDIGAGTNEIRRMLIGRELIGAGA, encoded by the coding sequence ATGCGCGCCACCCCCGATTTCGACTTTGCTCTCGGCGAAACCGCCGACATGATCCGCGACACCACCGCCCGCTTCGCCGACGAACAAATCGCGCCGCTCGCCGCCAAGGCCGATGCCGACGACTGGTTCCCGCGCGATGAACTCTGGACGCAGATGGGCGATCTCGGGCTGCACGGCATCACCGTGGAGGAAGAGTTCGGGGGCCTTGGCCTCGGCTATCTCGAACATGTGATCGCGGTCGAGGAAGTGAGCCGCGCTTCGGGTGCGATCGGCCTCTCTTACGGCGCGCACTCGAACCTCTGCGTCAACCAGATCCGCCGCTGGGGCAATGCCGAGCAGAAGGCGAAGTATCTCCCCAAGCTGATCAGCGGCGAACATGTCGGCAGCCTTGCGATGTCCGAGGCGGGCGCGGGCAGCGACGTCGTCTCGATGAAGCTGAAGGCCGAACGCAAGGGCAGCGGCTATGTCCTCAACGGCACCAAATTCTGGATCACCAACGCGACGCACGCCGACACGCTCGTCGTCTATGCGAAAACGAGCCCCGAGGCGGGATCGCGCGGGATCACCGCCTTCCTGATCGAAAAGGACATGCCGGGCTTCAGCATCGGGCAGAAGATCGACAAGGTCGGCATGCGCGGCTCGCCGACCGCGGAGCTCGTCTTCACCGACTGCGAAGTGCCCGAAGAGCAGGTGATGGGCCCCGAAAATGGCGGCGTCGGCGTGCTGATGTCGGGTCTCGATTATGAGCGCGTCGTGCTCGCGGGGCTTCAGCTTGGCATCATGCAGGCGTGCCTCGACACGGTCATTCCCTATGTTCGCGAGCGCAAGCAGTTCGGCAAGCCGATCGGATCCTTCCAGCTGATGCAGGCGAAGGTCGCGGATATGTATGTCATGCTCCAGTCGGCACGCTCCTATGTCTACAACGTCGCCAAGGCGTGCGACGCAGGTCAGACGACGCGTTTCGACGCCGCGGGCGCGATCCTGCTCGCGAGCGAGAATGCGGTAAAGGTCGCGGGCGAAGCAATCCAGGCCTTGGGCGGCGCGGGTTACACCAAGGACTGGCCGGTCGAGCGTTACTGGCGCGATGCCAAGCTGCTCGACATCGGCGCGGGCACCAACGAGATCCGCCGCATGCTGATCGGCCGCGAACTGATCGGCGCCGGCGCGTGA
- a CDS encoding VOC family protein, producing MSMRGLVHHIDLTVTDRERSRLFYDAVLGFLGYRRSADYEHGSDWDREGEPFHSIGIIEARGEGAARAHDRYSPGLHHLAWTAESRADVDALHDLLRSIGATVLDAPADYPRYGPTYYALFFADPDGLKLEFVYGTTGG from the coding sequence ATGAGCATGCGCGGGCTTGTCCATCATATCGATCTGACGGTCACCGACAGGGAACGGTCGCGCCTCTTCTACGACGCCGTGCTCGGCTTCCTCGGCTATCGCCGCTCGGCCGATTACGAGCATGGAAGCGACTGGGATCGCGAAGGCGAACCCTTTCATTCGATCGGGATCATCGAGGCGCGCGGCGAAGGAGCAGCGCGCGCGCACGACCGTTATTCGCCCGGTCTCCATCATCTCGCATGGACTGCCGAGAGCCGTGCGGACGTCGACGCGCTTCACGATTTGCTGCGCAGTATCGGCGCGACGGTGCTCGACGCGCCTGCCGATTATCCGCGCTACGGCCCCACCTATTACGCCCTCTTCTTCGCCGACCCCGACGGGTTGAAGCTCGAGTTCGTGTACGGGACGACCGGCGGATGA
- a CDS encoding M13 family metallopeptidase yields the protein MKKAVFAVLLSTAAVLAGPVACTSGKEEGSAAYTVGTDIGISKAAMDTAAKPGDDFYAYANGNWDKANEIPADRSSIGAFYVAQLETEKRNRELVDAIVKGDAGADTNEGRIAAFYKAFTNVKAIDAAGMKPVAADLARFAAISDKAGLSKVLGEQLRADVDPLNATNFQTENLFGVFVTQGLATPGEVIPYLLQGGLGMPEREYYLSADPKMASIRTAYQAYIAKLLTAAGQSDAAAKAKRIYDLEVKIAKAHATREQSEDFTKSADVWAKGDFAKKAPGIDWPAFFAAAKLDGAGKFGAYHANAITGLSALVASEPLDAWKDWLAFHQINSHSDVLPSAIDSAHFAFYGTTMAGTPQQRGREKRALDALDVYLGDAVGKAYADKYFPASAKAEVGDMVKNIKAAFATRVNTIDWMAPETKKEAIKKVETIAVGVGYPDTWRDYGSYTVGADAYANEVAGQKAEYAHQLAKIGKPMDKGEWWMVPQTVNAVNLPVQNALNFPAAILQPPFFNAKADPAFNYGAIGAVIGHEISHSFDNNGAAFDSTGALRNWWTPADLAKFNAAGDALAAQFDTYKPFPDLSVNGKLTLGENIADVAGLQAAYDAYRASLGGKEAPVIDGFTGDQRFFIAFAQTWATRMRAEALRARIATDGHAPGMYRALTVRNLDAWYKAFDVKEGDKLYLAPDKRVRVWG from the coding sequence ATGAAAAAAGCTGTCTTCGCCGTCCTTCTGTCCACCGCCGCGGTTCTTGCGGGGCCCGTCGCTTGTACCAGCGGTAAGGAGGAAGGCAGCGCCGCCTACACCGTCGGCACCGATATCGGGATCAGCAAGGCCGCGATGGACACGGCCGCAAAGCCCGGCGACGACTTTTACGCCTACGCCAACGGCAATTGGGACAAGGCGAATGAAATCCCCGCCGACCGCTCGTCGATCGGCGCTTTCTATGTCGCGCAACTCGAAACCGAGAAACGCAACCGCGAACTGGTCGATGCGATCGTCAAGGGTGATGCTGGGGCCGACACGAACGAAGGCCGCATCGCTGCCTTCTATAAAGCCTTCACCAATGTGAAGGCGATCGACGCCGCGGGGATGAAGCCCGTCGCCGCCGACCTCGCGCGCTTTGCCGCGATCAGCGACAAGGCCGGTCTGTCGAAGGTGCTGGGCGAGCAGCTTCGCGCGGACGTCGATCCGCTCAACGCGACCAACTTCCAGACCGAAAATCTCTTCGGCGTGTTCGTGACGCAGGGTCTCGCGACCCCGGGCGAGGTCATCCCCTATCTGCTGCAGGGCGGGCTCGGGATGCCCGAGCGCGAATATTATCTGTCGGCCGACCCCAAGATGGCGAGCATCCGCACCGCCTATCAGGCCTATATCGCCAAGCTCCTGACTGCCGCCGGGCAGAGCGACGCCGCGGCGAAGGCGAAGCGCATCTACGATCTCGAGGTCAAGATCGCCAAGGCGCATGCGACGCGCGAGCAGAGCGAGGATTTCACCAAGTCTGCCGACGTCTGGGCGAAGGGCGATTTCGCGAAAAAGGCCCCCGGCATCGACTGGCCGGCCTTCTTTGCCGCCGCCAAGCTCGACGGTGCGGGCAAGTTCGGCGCCTATCATGCCAATGCGATCACCGGCCTGTCGGCGCTCGTCGCGTCCGAACCGCTCGATGCATGGAAGGACTGGCTCGCCTTCCATCAGATCAACAGCCACAGCGACGTGCTGCCGAGCGCGATCGATAGCGCGCACTTCGCCTTCTATGGGACGACGATGGCGGGCACGCCGCAGCAGCGTGGCCGCGAAAAGCGCGCGCTCGACGCGCTGGACGTCTATCTCGGCGATGCGGTGGGCAAGGCCTATGCCGACAAATATTTCCCCGCCTCGGCCAAGGCTGAAGTCGGCGACATGGTAAAGAACATCAAGGCCGCCTTTGCGACCCGGGTGAACACGATCGACTGGATGGCGCCCGAGACGAAGAAAGAAGCGATCAAGAAGGTCGAGACCATTGCCGTGGGGGTGGGTTACCCCGACACCTGGCGCGATTATGGCAGCTACACCGTCGGCGCCGACGCCTATGCAAACGAGGTCGCGGGGCAGAAGGCCGAATATGCACACCAGCTCGCCAAGATCGGCAAGCCGATGGACAAGGGCGAATGGTGGATGGTCCCGCAGACCGTCAACGCGGTGAACCTGCCCGTCCAGAACGCGCTGAACTTCCCCGCCGCGATCCTTCAGCCGCCCTTCTTCAACGCCAAGGCCGACCCCGCGTTCAACTATGGCGCGATCGGTGCCGTCATTGGCCACGAGATCAGCCACAGCTTCGACAACAATGGCGCGGCGTTCGATTCCACCGGCGCGCTGCGCAACTGGTGGACCCCGGCGGACCTGGCGAAGTTCAACGCTGCGGGCGACGCGCTCGCGGCGCAGTTCGACACCTACAAGCCGTTCCCCGACCTTTCGGTCAACGGCAAGCTGACGCTGGGCGAGAATATCGCCGACGTTGCGGGGCTTCAGGCCGCCTATGACGCGTACCGTGCGTCGCTTGGCGGCAAGGAAGCGCCAGTGATCGACGGTTTTACCGGCGACCAGCGTTTCTTCATCGCTTTTGCGCAGACCTGGGCGACCAGGATGCGCGCCGAAGCCCTTCGGGCGCGCATCGCGACCGACGGCCATGCGCCGGGCATGTACCGCGCGCTCACCGTCCGCAACCTCGACGCCTGGTACAAGGCGTTCGACGTCAAGGAAGGCGACAAGCTCTACCTCGCGCCCGACAAGCGCGTGCGCGTCTGGGGCTGA